GTAGTAGcgctggagcagctgcacGCAGGTGGATTTTCCACACCCGGAGTGACCCACCAAGGCCACCGTTTGACCCTTGACCACCTCAAGATCCAAACCATTGAGGATTTTCGCATCCGGCCGTGTTGGGTAACGGAATTCAATGCCGCGATAGCGCACACCCTCGAAAAGATTCAATTGCTTGGCGAGTGTGTTTTTTATGGTGCCCATGGGTGACTGAATCTTTGGTTTGCGATCCAGTATCTGGAACAGGCGATGTCCCGCGATCAGAGCAGCGGAAAAGGCAGGTGTAAAGGCCAGAGATTGAGCTAGCATCATGGAGCCATACAGCAATGTCTCCGATACCCTAGAAATAATGTTTCAAGTGATGGTTTGCTACTAGATTGGATTGCTTTCCATACTTGATAATATCTTGGAATGGCAGCTGTCTCTCGGACACCAAAACACCTCCGTAGCAAAGAGCCACTGCATACGCGAAGAAGGCCGATGCCTGCATGGTGGAGTTGAGGACTCCGCGCCATCGAAGCTTTTGGCGGATGAGCACCTCCACCCGCTGGATCTCCTCCGTGTACTCCCGGATGACATCCGCCTCCCTTCGCAGACCGGCCACGGTGCGTATATTGGTTATGGATTCGGTGGCAATGCGACAAGCTTCCTCAATCACCTGTTTTTCCCTCACAACAGCATTGGACATCATCctaaaataatcaaaaatgtaGGAAACTGGAGTAGGAACTATAACATCACAACTCACTTGGCTTCCAGGATTACAGATCCCACTATAATGGGACAATTGGCCAAGCATAAAAGGGCCAACTTCCAGTTGTAGTACATGGCAACGCTGACACTTGATATGAAGTTGGACAACGCCTGGATCATTCCACTCAGAGGATAGCCAATGGCTCCTTGGATACCAACTGCCTCGCCGGACAAGCGAGCGGATAGAGCTCCCACCGAGTTGTTCTCGTCGTCGAACCATCCCACTTCCTGACTCACCATCGCATTGAAGGTCATGGCTCGCATCCTGGTGGTAAGCCAAATACCCGCATAGTTAAACAAGTAGGTCTGAAGGAAGCAAACCAATCCGGTCAAAAATGCCAGGCCCAAACAGGCCCAGGATAGAACAGCCGTGCGACGAAGGGCGTCCTTCGGATCCCTTTCGGCCAAAGCAGCATAGAATTCTCCAAAGATCACCGCGAATGCTGGATACAAAAATCCCACGGCAACAGCGCTTATTGTTCCAAGAATCAGGTAACACCACTCCGGTTTGGCAAGCTGAAGGATCCGCGAAAAAGTGCGGAAGAAATTTGGTTTCTCAGGCGTAGGCTCAGCTATCTGGGCATTGGTATCCTTGATGAGTGCCTTGATAATTGGTTCCTCAAACTGGACACTGTTCTTTTGGCCCTTCTCGAAGTTCAAGGGACTCGTCTCAAAGGACTTCTCAAGCAGAGCCAGGCTTTTTCCTAGAAggtattaaaaatttatttctaCTTCTTAGTGACGGTCTCAAGGAGTACTTACTTTTGGTGTCCTCAATGCTTGCCTCTTTTTCTACCTCATCGGGCATGTTGATATCGCCAGCTCGAACCATGTTGTAGTAGGCACCTTCCAGGGCCATCAAATCATCGTGGGAACCCTCCTCCAAAACCTTACCATCATGAATAAAGACAATCTTATCTGCACCGCGAATAGCTGACAATCGATGAGAGACCACGATGGTTGTACGACCTTTACTGGCCAAGTCCAAGGCCTGTTGAACCTGCTTCTCAGATTGGTAATCCAGAGCAGAAGTGGCTTCATCCAGCAGCAGGATCTTGGGATTCTGAATGAGTGCTCGAGCGATGGCTATGCGTTGTTTCTGACCTCCGGAGAGCTGTGAGCCTCGCTCTCCAATCATACTGCGATAGCTCTATAAATTTGAAACGGAGATTCACTTATTACTGTACGCTTGTAGATCCTTTAATTCTAGTATCTAACCTCTGGAAGATTGGTTATGAATTCATGTGCTCCCGCCTGTGTGGCAGCTGCTTCAATCTCCTTTTGTGTGGCGCCTGGCTTACCATAGCTAATGTTTTGTGctgtcaaataaataatattaatttatttatgatttaagTTTTGTATGTACGTACCTATTGTGCCCAAAAATAGCACGGGTTCCTGGCCCACAACAGCAATATTCGATCTCAGCCATTGGATATTGTACTTCCTAATGTCCAAGTCATCCAAGAGCACCGATCCAAAGACAGGATCGTAGAACCTCTGTAGCAATTGGACACAAGTGGACTTTCCACAGCCAGAAGAACCAACCAAGGCCACTGTTTGACCAGCTCTAATCCTAATATTTAGACCCCTATGTACAATCACCTCCGGACGCGAGGGATATCGGAAGAAGACATCCTGGAACTCCACATCGCCACGTAGGCCGTAGTTCAAGAGTTTGCCGTCCGTGGAAAGAGGATCGATCTTGGATGTCAGATCGATGACTTTGAACAGATTGGTGGCACAGCCGCGGGCGGTGGCAAAGGATTCCAGGAAAGGAGCTGTTCTGGCTATGTTGTCCGCACCCACAATGATACCAAAGAAGGCCTGGTAATATAAGCAActataatatatatgcaaCATGAATATACCCTTGGAAGGCTTACAATCATCAGAATAGCAGGTGTGTACTCCTTGTTTTCCACATCTCGATCATTGATGATGAGATTGACACCATACCAAAAGGCTCCGGCGCAGGACAGATACAACATTGATTTCAAAACGGCATCACTGACCCCCGAAAAGGCGCCCTTCCATTGACTTGCCTTTCGAGCTGGGACCAAGAAGTTCTCATAGCGCTGTACCTCGGATCTTTCTCCACCAAACGAGACCACAGTGCGTATGGAACTCAGAATTTCCTCGGCCAAATTGCCAGCTCCCGCATAGGATTCCTGTTCTCGGGCAGTCAGCTTGCCTTGGAACTGAAATAGTTAAAGGAAACTCTTATAATGCTCTAAGAAAATACTACAACCCACTATGTTTTGGGAAAAGTTGTAAACTGTAAACTATTAATACAGCCTATATGGAactccttttcttttcttacCTTAGCTACGTAGTAATTGACCAAGATCACCAGTGGTATGTAAGAGCTCACAGCTAAGGTGAGTTTCCAGCCGTAGCTGAATGAAATGGCCACAGTGATGATAAACCCAACTACAAGGTAGACAAAGTGACCAACTTTCTCTGAGATGCCATCTCGTATCTTTTCCACATCGCTGAAAAGAAAATTCAGATAGTAACTGCTTCATATCCCTTTTAGATACCTACTCCACCATACTCTGGGTGAAGTTTTGCTTGCTGGCCAGATCATGCCAACCGATGTCCTGACGAATCACGGATGAAAACAGCTTTATCCGCATCCTAGTGACCTGACGCAGTGCCACCATATTGAAGACATCCACGGAGAAAATGCCTGAGATGAACATAACCACGGAGGCGATGGTCAAGAGTATGCCATACGATATGGAATCATCGTATAAGGCCTCGTTGTTCTCCTCCCGAGAGGCATTCGTACTGGAAGTTTATTGAATTAGTAGTTAACTTAGAGTATTAATAACGTAATTTTATAGTCCATCTTTCGAGAAGCATTAATGTTATGGCTTAATTGATATAAAATCAATCAGTCAATAAACTTGTTTGCTTGGCCCACcctgcgtatgagtgataaATGGTGTTCTTCGAAACCTAAGTTTTCCCGATTTCTTTCCTTAGCTTACTATAATTACCATATTTACTATTGTGAGCACTTACAGTGTTTTACCACCTCCGAAGAGTGGAAGGGCATGGACCTTTGAACTGGTGCCAAACTGCATGGCCCGGTCCACCAGCATGGATGTGAACTCACTGTAGATGATGACCACGGCTGGAAGAGTGAGAGCCTTGATGCAGCACATGATGAAGCCGAAGAACAGCCAGCCGATCTCGCCGTAGGTGGAGAATCGAAAAAGTTTCAGGAAGGCAATGGGCTCAGTGGGCTCCAAACCCTCCGCCGTGGGCGCCTCCTCCTGGGATTTGCCCTCGCTGGTCGAGGTGGACGCCTCGTCTCGCTCCATGGTGATGGTTAGTCCTCACTGACGAATTGACAATTAAATGGGCTTTATTATACAATGCGCCATCGATCCGTGGTCAAGATTTCCTCACTCAAAGCGACCACAAGTTCGAACCGAAGCAGACAAAAGGTTAATTCAATTAAGTAACACTTTGCGTCCGCATGCAAGTTTGTTTCTCTGGCCACATAGTTGTGATTGACCCGCGAGGTTAACGAGTaatagaatatatattattgcACACATTCCTTCACAAATTGAAGCGCAACTATTTGGGCTTCTTCTTCGGCTTCGGCTTGAAATCTGTTCCATTCACTGGTTATGCTCCGCGGCATATTCACCTTTTAATTGCCACTTTTTTTGATAGATCCTTCAATTATTCGCACTTGCTCCAGATCGAAGATGAATGTTGTCCGCAGATCGCAACCGCTTGAGCGCCCAAGCGCGACTGACTTGCCATCTTCCATGAGCATCCATTTAAATTCGCTGCGTACATATATCGCACCGTTGGGGTTCAAATTCTAATTGATCTTTCTCTTGGGGTAGGTTCGAAGAGTCTTGATTGATCGAGGGAAGAGTGTCAGTGTGTAATGTCGTAAAAGATGTACTCCCCAGTAACTcttatataaacaaaaatgttggcTAAAAGTGTGGTTTTGTTAAGTGATggattttatttcaaaatataacTATAAGAAGTTGTTGCTTCATCTGTACAAAAGGACAcgtttgcatacattttctACATTCACATACAGCGGCTTATAATTACAGATTATAAACTTAGGCACTTATTTATCTGTACTTGTAAAGATACAAAATCTAGCTGGTTAACAATCGCATATCACATACTGTGTTGGTTTACAAGTATTTACACTGCCTACACGAGATAGAGATTCTTTCAAAAGTTATGCAAAGATTCAAACGCTTAGCTTATATGGCAAGTGCCAAAACAGTAAGTCAATTTcctataaaataatataattatatacaaTGCTCTTTACAGTTTACAGTTCCACTCGGTTGGTAATATTCGTTCAATATTTACTAGAATTTTGTTGAGCTGCTCTTATAAAGTAAAAAAGTATAAGATATTggaataaatcaattttagttaaacatttgtttttagCAAATCCAAACTTGGTAAGCGAAAACTTGGAAAAGTGATTACTAGAGGTCAAGGATAAAATCCCAGCAATAATCCTACTTTTTCAGGCTACTGATAATATCATTTTTAGTGGTTCTGGGTGGCACAATGCCAATTGcttcttaaataaaattacgTGGCTCGAATTCCGATCAAGTCTAAACTAATCTAATCCGACTGATAATAATGTCAGACGTACACCTCTCCGGTCTTTTGTTCCGGCTTGTGCTTCGCCAGAGTTGAGGGTGCCGAGGATCCTCCGACTCCGCCCGTTTCCAGGCCTCCACTTCTATGGGGCATTGGCATCGTGCCTGAGGTGTCCACTGTATCCGTGGGACCCGCCGATCTCATCGAGGATCGTTGCTGCGGATCCTGCAGATTGAGGCTCAGGTTGAAACTGTTGTTTCGCGAAATGTTCTGGTTGCCATTGAGCGGCTTCACGGACAGCAGAGCAGTGGTGGTAATGCCACCATTGCCATTGCTTGACCCACTGTTGCTATATCCATCCTGGACATCGGCACCGGTCAGCTCCACAATGGAGAGTGCTGACGGGGATCGCTGGATGGACAAGGACACCGGTATCGTGGTAATTACATCGTTGGGATCGTATCCACTTGCCGTCGTCGTGATCGTGGGCAGCTGGGCGTTGGCCGAAATGGGCAGGATGCTCAGTGTCCCAGTGGGCATCGTTTCCCCACCTGTGGTGGTCACGCTGAAGGGGAACGACAGCGTGGTGATGTTCGTGGCAGCGGGCATAGCTGCGAGTTATTAagggaaacaaaaattaagaaatggaaataaatattaatctGGATATTGGCACTTACTGCTCGGCGTGTATCCCTCCTTCATGCTGGCTGCCAGAGCTGCGGTGGCCGGATGTCCTGGAATCAGAGTGTTATTGGACGATGAGCTATCCATCTCTTTGATGGGCGAGAGCAGCAGCGTGCCCAGCACCTGGCCGCTCTCCTGGTGCAGTAGGGTGTCGGGTGCGTAGGTGGAGGGGTACATGCCCGGTGGTGCGCTGGTGGTGCTCAGCTGCTGTGGTGCCATTAGGACCGAGCTGGTGGCTACACGGGCGGGAGTGGTGCGTTTCGTTCAAAAAGTTGCATGTGTTGTGCAGAATATGTGGCTGTTTACTCACCTGGATTCGTGTTGCCATCCTTGGCCACCTCGGGTGTGGGTATCCGCGGTCTGGTCTTGGCCACACTCACATTCAAGCCATTCAATTTGGAgtctgaaaaataaaaataattcaaaatttaatgcATACTCTTGGGGGCTTACAGAAATTGTCACTAGCagaaaaattgtttatttgaattcaattaatatgaataatttgtttatttacttacTCTGCTTGATCAGTTGGCGTTGAGCTCTGATCGACTTGCGATGCACAAACTTCCCATAGAGACTCGATTTACTTGGCTGCGATCcggcctgctgctgctgatgcgcctgctgcagttgctgctgctgcaggatgGTCAGTGGCAAGCCGGACTCGGGACTAGAGTAGACGGAGTTCAGCCGGTTCCGGTTGAAGGGCATTCCGCCGGAGGAGTAGGCCGTCGACTGGCTCCTCATGGAGCCCATTCGAGAGAGCTGACGAACCAGCCAGTTGTTCTTCCTCCTTTCCACCATGGGCGTGTCCACGCTTTCCTGTTTGCGGTAAATagtaattttaaaatataactCTTGGCATAAAAAAGTCATCTTAAAATCTATATGTAAATGCGTTTGCATAAAATTATGATCCATTACCcataaaaatgacaaaactGTAAGCCTGAGAATTATTATAGCATTTTACGATGAAGTTAATAACCATTAAAAGTTATGCTTACTGAAAATATATCTCACAACGCAACTAATGTCAAAGTTAGAGCATTAAAACGTTAGCTTTCAATGACTATTAATATGAATCTATGTGGTGAGTGGAACTACTAAGATAGATACTCACATAGTCCGCGTAGACATCGTCGCTGAGCATCCTCTTGCCACCGCCGGGCATTATGTTGGCGTACATGGCGTCCTCCTTCTTGACCTTGTACTTCTCGGCGGAGCCCTTGGGCTCGTCCTTGCGGTAGTGCTCGGATGCCACCGTGTAGGGCAGATCCTTGGGCACCACGCACTCCCAGTACTGATCCCGCAGCAATTCGGGGTGCTCCTCGTGCATCTCGTCCACGATCATGTAGGCAGCCTGAAAGCGAGTTTATCAAAAGTGGATCAGTCGAGGGCTGTTCAATATCGAAACGTGCTCGCCATTTGCGATTTTTGGGCCATTTCGAGGAGGCACTAAACCCAATTACGTCACAATAATTCAAGCGTGGCTACTGTCCCACAtcgaaacaaaagaaaaagtgaaattgtttacaagtttttaattattccATAACACAAATCGGCACACAGCCCACTacagaaaatggaaatggcaaaaagaaaagaaaaagaaacaataataaaagtaTGAAAAATACTCATTTGCTTAATCATTTTGCCGCGCTctgttttcaatttgccatttATGAGCGACTGAGCCAAGAGTCACGTCTGTTCGTGTGGAGTGCAGTTGAAATGGGCCACAAAACCTGGCCGAGGTGTTGGCATTAGCCCCCAGCTGATAACCGGGCTAAAACCGACCGCTTGAGATGCATTTCCGAAATCGAGCAAACCCAGCGCTGTGGTGACcataaaaatacacacacaggCGACAACATTCAATGATAAAGCTGTACAAAAGAGGTTTCAATGTTTTTCAGCCCgtatgttttttttctcgattttctcattttttgaACAAAAACCTGTTTTCAATTtacttttgctgctgctgctgctaacttttgtaaataattgcAAGCATCGGCAGGCCCCAAACACagatacaaacacacacacacacacacgcactgcACACATGCAAAAATCGCTgctaacgcacacaaacatCGAGTGCCCAAAGCCCAAGTCCAAAACTTCAATCAGCATCAGTAACGAAAGGAAAGTCGACTAGAGATACCCTCATCTAAAACGAAATCATAACTTTGGCGGGAAACcagaaatatttgaaattccattttgctaatttatttgcttttgtaAAGTGAACGCTTTTCTAAGTCgcatttgtatattttaataaaatctaCTGTCGCTGCTTCAAGTAAAATGTATCTAATTATACAGAATTTGAGTTCATAAATAAAGATTTATTTAGTACGACTTGCAGTCACATGTAAATAAGTAAGATGTACTTATAAGAAAGCTAACTTATATCACACTTCGACTTTGCTTAGCTAGCATCTATCTCAGAtaataattaatcaaattcaAACTTCTATGTACTTGTCATACTACTAGGTTATTTTGCTAGGGTACTCTGCAGTTCGATATGTTTAAAGTTGTGCTTGGCTCCTGAGTCTTTTGTTGGCTATGTAGAGAATGCCTGTTATTTTTAGCACGTGGCAGACAGACATGTTCTTTTCCTTTGAGTAGCAAACCAAGAAGTGGCTGACTCAAGCTATTATCGCCTCAAGAGTGCAAAATCTTTACTTAGTTAGCACGCTAACCCAATTAGCGATCTCAGATTTTAGCAGTCATAATACTCGGAAACCTATGAAATTATGATTGTGCACAGATACGTATAAGTATCTTGCGGATGTCGGCATACCAAGGTTTCGTTTAGAAGCTGGAAAATTATCTTTGGAAGTAGGTGCTTCGATGCAAAAACCATCTGTTCCGAATTTTGttactaatttaatttaaaaactcGTGCATACATCTACACAGTGCCAAATGCAACTAATTGGCAGTTATACAGGTTATTTGTGTGAAATTTTAAGGGGGATCTTTTTCGCATCTCTAACGAAAAATGATTGTTTTATGGTTGTATGGACCGCAGGAATTATTGCCACAGcctattaaaaatgtttaacgGATGGCTGACGTATAGACAATGTGCCAAATCAAATTACGTTAAGATTGTGCGAATTATTCGCACCAGTGACTCACCTTGATGTGTCGGTCAATTAGCCAGTTGAGCTCGATATCATCGTCATCTTCGCCAAAGGGATTGATTAGCACCTCGGCCACTTTCAGCCAGCCCACGTAGAAAACAAACTGCAAAGATTAATGGAAGGCGATTGGATCTCGTTTAATTACATCATGTAAACAAAGTCATACAATTTCAGGAGaacttgaaaataatttgaGGGTATGCCAGGGAAAGCTGGGCAATTCCATTCACTTTTTTGCGGCTTCAAGTTATACGGTATGGACATTAACAGTTAGTAATGATAGCTAAACACTTGTCGCAGATTTATATCGCGGagaaacacaaaacacaaaacacaaaccaGAGCTCGGCAAAATGCCAATTTATTACGGGGAACGTGACCGCGAATCGTTTACATAAGGCACTTGAAATCTGTCCCCAGCGCAGAACCGCAGAAACCAAAACGGGAAACAGCAAACAGTTGTAACTGGCCATATCATGATATAGCCCAATATATAGAGCATCCGAGTGGCGTATCGCTAACAAGGTATAGCCATTACATTCGGCCACTCAGTTtggcggaaaaaaaaaaaaaaattgtgaataaCAAATAACCGCAACCAGTTTTTTAGCTTTTACAAAACGACGAGACGTGCAAAATTGACTTTGATTTATAGTAAATAAGGCGGAACGTGCAAATTAAGATAGCTTCTAAACCGTCTTAAATCAAGCGAGAAAAATGaatgatttcatttaatttagaGCAAATGCAATCACCTGTAAAACGGTGAACAGGGGGAAGAACAGATCGGGATCCTCGCGTCCATTTCTGTCCAAAACGTTGGGCAACATTTGGCGGCCCAAAAGGGCAGCTATGAAATAGGTGTACAGCACCAGGGTGACCAcctgaaaatggaaattttatGACTTCAACTCATTTGCCATGAAAGAAATGAATTATCCACAGAGGGTTGCAACTCACCTGAGTGTAGACCAAAGGAACACAGACCGTGTCGTATCCAATCAGACCACCTAAACGCCTACGAATATCCGAGAGCTCCACCAAAATAGTTTGCACAATATGATCGGAGGCGATTAGGCCATCCTTTCGGGCCCGATTAATGATGTTGGTGGCCCAGACCAGAGGCATCCAGTACTTGGACATGGGACTCTTCTGGTTCAGCGCCTCGAAGATTTTCATCTCGGACTCGTGCATCAGACCCGCATCCACCAGATGTTGGGTGGTGGGAAAGCGGCGTTTCACACGAAGGGAAATTCGCTGAAGGGTGATCACATAGGCCAAAACCATATAGCGCATGATATTGCGACGCATCAGGCGGCCCGTTTCATTCTGTATATTTGGGTATTAAATATCAGGATTATCAATGATTTATCTAGGGTTAAATTCTTACATTCACACCGCCATTGGAGTTGGGAATGGCCGCGCTTATGAACAGGGCCAACGTATCTGGCCAGGGCAAAAGCCTATATTGCTCCCACCAACGCTTCACCACCAGATTTACATAGAAGCCCAGCACAAAGGACATGGGTATGCTCTCACTCTGCTGCCCAAAATAAAGGCgaattttcttaaaaatgctaccaaaaaataaatattattataaacaatttagCCACTAAATAGATCACTAATAATACTTACGCTTGCTGACTTTCTGTCAGACCAAATCTGTAGATAACATTTATGGTATAGTATAAACACAGATACGCGACTAATTCGCGCCAGATCAATTTGTAAACGCTGCCTCGCCATCTATTAAAAGGGGAAGGGATTTGAATTAAGTAACTTGTAGATAGTCGAGGAATTTATGGCTTTGAACTGTAACTAACTGGTTTCTGTTCTGATACAAATGATTTCCTCATTCAGACTTTAAATCATTTTCCCCTACAGCTGGTTCATCGCATTTCAGATTGAGTCTTCGTTTCTAATGGGTCACCAGTTCTGCAGAACTATTTTATGGGGTATTTCAATCTTGCATGTCAGTTCCAATGAATTCAAATGTCTGCTAGTGTGATATGAtacattataaaaaaatatatatgtatattgattGGCATAACCGCTTCGAAACTGGTACTACTCAGGTGGGGTCTttgttctgtttgttttgatCAAGGTTTCGCTTACCTTCTTCTCTTCAAAATTTAGGTTGGGGCTTGGCATTTATCTCTTGTTCAATATTATAAGCTAAAAGTAACTTCAACACGAGGCTCccatcaaaaacaaaaggtttaaggcaatttttacattttcccTGTCATAAAAGTATCTTTTCAATTAGTAAATTCATTACGGAACGTGTGATAAGCCACCATTGGAGTTTTCAGCGCTTCGCTGTTTTGGCTACCAATTTTTCTTCTTTCTGGTTTGAATGGCAAAAACTGGAACTGTGCAACAGTAACTAGAACTGGAATTGCTATTCTAACTGCCCAGTTACGAGTGACTGCACTCGGGAAACAATTAAAGCGAACCGgggttaaaaataaacagactCTAAACGCAAAATAGCCTGATACCAGATGTTGCCGGCGGCGAGATGCCAGTCaccatatactcgtactaGGTGGCTCAATAGAGGAGTTCAGAGTATTGGATGGATGTTAATTGCGTTGGTAAACACTCGAGCAGGTGAATGAGTAATGCGGAAAAATCCCCGGAATCGGTACCTTTCTGCTGGTGACCCAGATTGGCAAAACTAGTAGTTTCAGTCATTTTcctaataatttttataaataattatgcaTTAACTCTTAGTGTTTTTGGATCTGGCTGGATATAAACCATTCAAAacgccaaaacaaaatatttaataattttgagAATTATCCTTTAGCTACTGTATTCTcttcatttgaatatttatatttctagATAATACTCACTTCCA
This portion of the Drosophila santomea strain STO CAGO 1482 chromosome 3L, Prin_Dsan_1.1, whole genome shotgun sequence genome encodes:
- the LOC120449022 gene encoding uncharacterized protein LOC120449022 isoform X3 codes for the protein MELPSFPWHTLKLFSSSPEIFVFYVGWLKVAEVLINPFGEDDDDIELNWLIDRHIKAAYMIVDEMHEEHPELLRDQYWECVVPKDLPYTVASEHYRKDEPKGSAEKYKVKKEDAMYANIMPGGGKRMLSDDVYADYESVDTPMVERRKNNWLVRQLSRMGSMRSQSTAYSSGGMPFNRNRLNSVYSSPESGLPLTILQQQQLQQAHQQQQAGSQPSKSSLYGKFVHRKSIRAQRQLIKQNSKLNGLNVSVAKTRPRIPTPEVAKDGNTNPATSSVLMAPQQLSTTSAPPGMYPSTYAPDTLLHQESGQVLGTLLLSPIKEMDSSSSNNTLIPGHPATAALAASMKEGYTPSTMPAATNITTLSFPFSVTTTGGETMPTGTLSILPISANAQLPTITTTASGYDPNDVITTIPVSLSIQRSPSALSIVELTGADVQDGYSNSGSSNGNGGITTTALLSVKPLNGNQNISRNNSFNLSLNLQDPQQRSSMRSAGPTDTVDTSGTMPMPHRSGGLETGGVGGSSAPSTLAKHKPEQKTGEVYV
- the LOC120449022 gene encoding bestrophin-2 isoform X2 translates to MTVSYAGEVPNGSSFGCFWKILWKWRGSVYKLIWRELVAYLCLYYTINVIYRFGLTESQQAIFKKIRLYFGQQSESIPMSFVLGFYVNLVVKRWWEQYRLLPWPDTLALFISAAIPNSNGGVNNETGRLMRRNIMRYMVLAYVITLQRISLRVKRRFPTTQHLVDAGLMHESEMKIFEALNQKSPMSKYWMPLVWATNIINRARKDGLIASDHIVQTILVELSDIRRRLGGLIGYDTVCVPLVYTQVVTLVLYTYFIAALLGRQMLPNVLDRNGREDPDLFFPLFTVLQFVFYVGWLKVAEVLINPFGEDDDDIELNWLIDRHIKAAYMIVDEMHEEHPELLRDQYWECVVPKDLPYTVASEHYRKDEPKGSAEKYKVKKEDAMYANIMPGGGKRMLSDDVYADYESVDTPMVERRKNNWLVRQLSRMGSMRSQSTAYSSGGMPFNRNRLNSVYSSPESGLPLTILQQQQLQQAHQQQQAGSQPSKSSLYGKFVHRKSIRAQRQLIKQNSKLNGLNVSVAKTRPRIPTPEVAKDGNTNPGHPATAALAASMKEGYTPSTMPAATNITTLSFPFSVTTTGGETMPTGTLSILPISANAQLPTITTTASGYDPNDVITTIPVSLSIQRSPSALSIVELTGADVQDGYSNSGSSNGNGGITTTALLSVKPLNGNQNISRNNSFNLSLNLQDPQQRSSMRSAGPTDTVDTSGTMPMPHRSGGLETGGVGGSSAPSTLAKHKPEQKTGEVYV
- the LOC120449022 gene encoding bestrophin-3 isoform X1 — translated: MTVSYAGEVPNGSSFGCFWKILWKWRGSVYKLIWRELVAYLCLYYTINVIYRFGLTESQQAIFKKIRLYFGQQSESIPMSFVLGFYVNLVVKRWWEQYRLLPWPDTLALFISAAIPNSNGGVNNETGRLMRRNIMRYMVLAYVITLQRISLRVKRRFPTTQHLVDAGLMHESEMKIFEALNQKSPMSKYWMPLVWATNIINRARKDGLIASDHIVQTILVELSDIRRRLGGLIGYDTVCVPLVYTQVVTLVLYTYFIAALLGRQMLPNVLDRNGREDPDLFFPLFTVLQFVFYVGWLKVAEVLINPFGEDDDDIELNWLIDRHIKAAYMIVDEMHEEHPELLRDQYWECVVPKDLPYTVASEHYRKDEPKGSAEKYKVKKEDAMYANIMPGGGKRMLSDDVYADYESVDTPMVERRKNNWLVRQLSRMGSMRSQSTAYSSGGMPFNRNRLNSVYSSPESGLPLTILQQQQLQQAHQQQQAGSQPSKSSLYGKFVHRKSIRAQRQLIKQNSKLNGLNVSVAKTRPRIPTPEVAKDGNTNPATSSVLMAPQQLSTTSAPPGMYPSTYAPDTLLHQESGQVLGTLLLSPIKEMDSSSSNNTLIPGHPATAALAASMKEGYTPSTMPAATNITTLSFPFSVTTTGGETMPTGTLSILPISANAQLPTITTTASGYDPNDVITTIPVSLSIQRSPSALSIVELTGADVQDGYSNSGSSNGNGGITTTALLSVKPLNGNQNISRNNSFNLSLNLQDPQQRSSMRSAGPTDTVDTSGTMPMPHRSGGLETGGVGGSSAPSTLAKHKPEQKTGEVYV
- the LOC120449176 gene encoding multidrug resistance protein homolog 65; translation: MERDEASTSTSEGKSQEEAPTAEGLEPTEPIAFLKLFRFSTYGEIGWLFFGFIMCCIKALTLPAVVIIYSEFTSMLVDRAMQFGTSSKVHALPLFGGGKTLTNASREENNEALYDDSISYGILLTIASVVMFISGIFSVDVFNMVALRQVTRMRIKLFSSVIRQDIGWHDLASKQNFTQSMVDDVEKIRDGISEKVGHFVYLVVGFIITVAISFSYGWKLTLAVSSYIPLVILVNYYVAKFQGKLTAREQESYAGAGNLAEEILSSIRTVVSFGGERSEVQRYENFLVPARKASQWKGAFSGVSDAVLKSMLYLSCAGAFWYGVNLIINDRDVENKEYTPAILMIAFFGIIVGADNIARTAPFLESFATARGCATNLFKVIDLTSKIDPLSTDGKLLNYGLRGDVEFQDVFFRYPSRPEVIVHRGLNIRIRAGQTVALVGSSGCGKSTCVQLLQRFYDPVFGSVLLDDLDIRKYNIQWLRSNIAVVGQEPVLFLGTIAQNISYGKPGATQKEIEAAATQAGAHEFITNLPESYRSMIGERGSQLSGGQKQRIAIARALIQNPKILLLDEATSALDYQSEKQVQQALDLASKGRTTIVVSHRLSAIRGADKIVFIHDGKVLEEGSHDDLMALEGAYYNMVRAGDINMPDEVEKEASIEDTKRKSLALLEKSFETSPLNFEKGQKNSVQFEEPIIKALIKDTNAQIAEPTPEKPNFFRTFSRILQLAKPEWCYLILGTISAVAVGFLYPAFAVIFGEFYAALAERDPKDALRRTAVLSWACLGLAFLTGLVCFLQTYLFNYAGIWLTTRMRAMTFNAMVSQEVGWFDDENNSVGALSARLSGEAVGIQGAIGYPLSGMIQALSNFISSVSVAMYYNWKLALLCLANCPIIVGSVILEAKMMSNAVVREKQVIEEACRIATESITNIRTVAGLRREADVIREYTEEIQRVEVLIRQKLRWRGVLNSTMQASAFFAYAVALCYGGVLVSERQLPFQDIIKVSETLLYGSMMLAQSLAFTPAFSAALIAGHRLFQILDRKPKIQSPMGTIKNTLAKQLNLFEGVRYRGIEFRYPTRPDAKILNGLDLEVVKGQTVALVGHSGCGKSTCVQLLQRYYDPDEGSIHIDHDDIQHDLTLDGVRTKLGIVSQEPTLFERSIAENIAYGDNRRSVSMVEIIAAAKSANAHSFIISLPNGYDTRMGARGTQLSGGQKQRIAIARALVRNPKILLLDEATSALDLQSEQLVQQALDTACSGRTCIVIAHRLSTVQNADVICVIQNGQVVEQGNHMQLIAQGGIYAKLHKTQKDH